From the Salmo trutta chromosome 2, fSalTru1.1, whole genome shotgun sequence genome, one window contains:
- the LOC115150695 gene encoding MICAL-like protein 2, protein MPAGVLTSASPPAPHSLTAASPDNVSSNVPSIQVTVSSDVPSIQVTVSSDVPSIQVTVSSNVPSIQVTVSSDVPSIQVTVSSDVPSIQVTVSSNVPSIQVTVSSDVPSIQVTVSSDVPSIQVTVSSNVPSIQVTVSSDVPSIQVTVSSDVPSIQVTVSSNVPSIQVTVSSDVPSIQVTVSSDVPSIQVTVSSDVPSIQVTVSSNVPSIQVTVSSDIPSIQVTVSSDVPSIQVTVSSDVPSIQVTVSSNVPSIQVTVSSDIPSIQVTVSSDVPSR, encoded by the exons ATGCCAGCCGGCGTTCTCACCTCAGCTTCACCACCTGCGCCACATTCACTCACCGCTGCATCTCCCGACAATGTTTCCTCCAACGTTCCTTCTATCCAGGTGACCGTTTCCTCAGACGTTCCTTCCATCCAG GTGACCGTTTCCTCAGACGTTCCTTCCATTCAGGTGACCGTTTCCTCCAACGTTCCTTCCATCCAGGTGACCGTTTCCTCAGACGTTCCTTCCATCCAG GTGACCGTTTCCTCAGACGTTCCTTCCATTCAGGTGACCGTTTCCTCCAACGTTCCTTCCATCCAGGTGACCGTTTCCTCAGACGTTCCTTCCATCCAG GTGACCGTTTCCTCAGACGTTCCTTCCATTCAGGTGACCGTTTCCTCCAACGTTCCTTCCATCCAGGTGACCGTTTCCTCAGACGTTCCTTCCATCCAG GTGACCGTTTCCTCAGACGTTCCTTCCATTCAGGTGACCGTTTCCTCCAACGTTCCTTCCATCCAGGTGACCGTTTCCTCAGACGTTCCTTCCATCCAGGTGACCGTTTCCTCAGACGTTCCTTCCATCCAGGTGACCGTTTCCTCAGACGTTCCTTCCATTCAGGTGACCGTTTCCTCCAACGTTCCTTCCATCCAGGTGACCGTTTCCTCAGACATTCCTTCTATCCAGGTGACCGTTTCCTCAGACGTTCCTTCCATCCAGGTGACCGTTTCCTCAGACGTTCCTTCCATTCAGGTGACCGTTTCCTCCAACGTTCCTTCCATCCAGGTGACCGTTTCCTCAGACATTCCTTCCATCCAGGTGACTGTTTCCTCAGATGTTCCATCCAGGTGA